The following nucleotide sequence is from Chryseobacterium sp. CY350.
CACCATTTGGCAATACATCTAAAAGTTCTTCAAGTCCTATTGCTCCAATTCTATTGCTTACTTGAAATGAGGGGTTTTGATGAATAAAGTTTTGCAATCTAATTTTTCTCTCTAAATCTTCATTTTGTAGATGTTTTGCTAATTCAAAATTTGCTTTTTTATTAGAATAAGTAGCAATGTTCTTTCTCTCTTCCAATGTCTGTGCATTAGAGACAATCGGAAGGATAAGTGAAAAACACAGCAAATATGTAAATTTTTTCATATTGAGTATAATTTGCACAAATATATGTAAAATCTGTTACTATATAATTAATTATAAAATAAAAGTTAAAAAATTTGGTGGTTTTAATAATTATTAACATATTTGCACGAAATAATATTAAAATTTGTTAATATGAATGTTAAATTACGTGTGTTAACGGCTGGTGTACTATTCTTTACAGGACAGTTAGCTTTTGCTCAGAAGACTGACACTACAAAAGTAAAAGAAATTGAAGAAGTTGTTGTATTAGGGTATTCAAAAACTATTACGAAAAAAACTTCAGCAGTTGCTTCTAATACGGTAAGTGATGTTTTCCTTGAAAATAGACCAAATCCCAATGTATTAACGGCTTTGCAGGGTTCTGCTCCCGGTGTTGTTATGAGTGGGGGGTCAGGTAGTCCCGGTTCCGCTAAATTTAGTTTGCTAATTAGAGGTACGAGTTCAATTAATGGTAATACAGATGCCTTGATTGTAATAGATGATGTTCCTTCAAATGCTTCTGAATACAGAAACTTAAATCCTAATGATATCGAATCAATGACTGTTCTGAAGGATGCTGCTGCTACTGCCATCTATGGTAACAGAGGAGCAAATGGAGTTGTTGTGATAAGAACAAAAAGAGGTAAGTTTAATAGTGCTCTTAAAGTAAGCTACACTGGTATGACCGGCTTGTCATTGAGGCCTCTTGATAAGTATAATCTTGCAAATACCAATGAGTATTTGGATATTATGAGGGCTTATGGCTTAACTCCAAGTACTACTGCTACTCCTAATCCTTACGATCTTGCATTGGCGGGTCAGGCAGCGGGTGTTGATACAGATTGGAAGAAAGTGTTTTTTAAACCAGAAATGTTTCAATCACATGATATAGCAGTTTCATCAGGTGGAGCTAACGTAACGTCATATACTTCTTTTGGTTATATGGAGCAAGGAGGTGCGGTGCCAACAACAGATTTTAAAAGATTTACTGCGCGATCAAATATTCAGGCTAGATCAAAAGACGAAAAACTAACTGTAAACTCACAGATTGGTCTTGCTTTTTCAAGAAGAAATGAATTGTTTGAAGAGACCAGTTCTGCAATTAGAAACAATTCAGTACAGAATCCTCTTCTAGGTGTTTTGCAAGGATTACCATATTTGGCTCCTGGTGTTTATGCAAATGGTCAAGAATTATTCAATACTATAAAGACCAATTTTAATAATGGTAATAATATATACGTATTAGAAAACCTCTTGACTAGAGGTAATCTTCCAAACTTTGTTGATCAGATATCTATAACAGGTAACTTAGGGGCGTCTTATCAATTTACTAAGAATTTTAGCATAAATAATAAATTAGGTATAGATTACAGGCAGGGTGAAAGAATTTCCGGTAGAGCACCAGGGGCTTATTTAGCTTTAGCCACTCAAACATCTACTCAAAAGTTTACAGGAAGTGAGTCTCAAGCAACGACCAGAGATTTAAGCATCAATAATGTGGTATCTGCTTCATACAATGGGCAGGCGGGTGAGCATACTGTAGATGCTACAGTAAGTATGGAATATAACAAAGTGCACTATAGAACTACTTCCAGAACACAAAATGGTCTAGATCCGAGAACTTATATTCCTGGATCTGGTACTGGCTACGTACCGTTTGATAATCCAAACTATCTTCCTTCTGTAGGTGCTTCTAGACTGGTTGCGGGTACGCTTGCTTATTTTGCAAATGCAAACTACGATTATGCCGGAAAATACGGTTTCAGTGGAACTTTAAGAAGAGATGCAAGTTATAGATTCGTTGGAGATAATCAATGGGCTACTTATTGGGCTGTTGCTGGAAGATGGAATATTGATCAGGAAAACTTCATGGAGGGTTCTACATTCAGTGTTCTAAAACTAAGAGCATCATATGGTACTAATGGTAACCAAAATATCATTGCTGCCGGAGCTGGTTCAAACCCTTTGTTGACTGCAACTAGTATTGTAAGAGATCAATATACTTCTCCAATAGGTTATGGTAATGCTCTTGGATCAGGATTTGGTTATGGAAATCCAAGAGTGCAGTGGGAAGATGTAGCGCAGGCTAATATTGGATTAGACTTTACTTTACTAAGTAATAAGTTGGAAGGTACATTTGATATATATAATAAGAGAACAACAAATCTCTTCAGTACTTTTCCGGTGTCTGGTGTAGCTGGTACTTATGGAATAAATGGTAACAATGGAACAATGACCAATAAAGGTGTTGAACTTGGATTGCGTTATAATATTCTCAACAAGGACGGTGTGAAGTTTAGTATCTTTGCTAATGGTGCTTACAATCAGAACAAAATTAATGAATTTATTACAAATGGAGATCCAGCTCCTGGAACAACTACTACAATTGCCGGTCATCAGCTGAGTGAATGGTATGTTTACAAATATGCCGGTGTTAATAAAAGTAATGGTAATTTGCTATTCTATACAAAAGATGGTGGAGTTACAGAATCACCAGATGTTATTGATGCTCAATATTTAGAAGTAAGTCCTATTCCTAAATATGCAGGTAGTTTTGGTTTTGAAAGTGGATACAAAGGTTTCTTCCTTGATGCTTTATTTACATTCCAACAAGGAATTAAAAAATTTGATAATGCTTTATACTGGTTAGCTAATCCAGAAGGATTAGGATCAAATGCTGTAGGATCTGCTAATCTTTCAACAGATTTGTTAGATGCTTGGAGCCAAAGTAATAGCAATAGTGATGTGCCTAATTTAAGAGCAACAAACTGGGGGTTCACCGCAGACTCAGATTATTTTATAAAGGATGCGTCATTTGTTAAAGTGAGATCTGTTACAGTAGGATATCAGCTTACCAGAGATATGTTAAGAAACTTACCTATTACGGGTATGAGAGTTTATGTACAGGCTGAAAATATTTACACATGGACAAAATGGAGAGGTTTCGACCCCGAACCTATCACAGGATCTAATTTAAGCGTTTATCCAAATCCAAGGATGTTTACTTTAGGGGTAAAAGTTGATTTTTAAATTAAATTATTACAATGAAAAAAATATTTTATATATTATCAGTTTTTCTAGTGATGACATCTTGCAAGGATGCACTAGATATAGTTCAGGATTTTGAAATTAATGATCCCGCGGTTGCTTTTAAGACAGCGGATGACATGAA
It contains:
- a CDS encoding SusC/RagA family TonB-linked outer membrane protein, which produces MNVKLRVLTAGVLFFTGQLAFAQKTDTTKVKEIEEVVVLGYSKTITKKTSAVASNTVSDVFLENRPNPNVLTALQGSAPGVVMSGGSGSPGSAKFSLLIRGTSSINGNTDALIVIDDVPSNASEYRNLNPNDIESMTVLKDAAATAIYGNRGANGVVVIRTKRGKFNSALKVSYTGMTGLSLRPLDKYNLANTNEYLDIMRAYGLTPSTTATPNPYDLALAGQAAGVDTDWKKVFFKPEMFQSHDIAVSSGGANVTSYTSFGYMEQGGAVPTTDFKRFTARSNIQARSKDEKLTVNSQIGLAFSRRNELFEETSSAIRNNSVQNPLLGVLQGLPYLAPGVYANGQELFNTIKTNFNNGNNIYVLENLLTRGNLPNFVDQISITGNLGASYQFTKNFSINNKLGIDYRQGERISGRAPGAYLALATQTSTQKFTGSESQATTRDLSINNVVSASYNGQAGEHTVDATVSMEYNKVHYRTTSRTQNGLDPRTYIPGSGTGYVPFDNPNYLPSVGASRLVAGTLAYFANANYDYAGKYGFSGTLRRDASYRFVGDNQWATYWAVAGRWNIDQENFMEGSTFSVLKLRASYGTNGNQNIIAAGAGSNPLLTATSIVRDQYTSPIGYGNALGSGFGYGNPRVQWEDVAQANIGLDFTLLSNKLEGTFDIYNKRTTNLFSTFPVSGVAGTYGINGNNGTMTNKGVELGLRYNILNKDGVKFSIFANGAYNQNKINEFITNGDPAPGTTTTIAGHQLSEWYVYKYAGVNKSNGNLLFYTKDGGVTESPDVIDAQYLEVSPIPKYAGSFGFESGYKGFFLDALFTFQQGIKKFDNALYWLANPEGLGSNAVGSANLSTDLLDAWSQSNSNSDVPNLRATNWGFTADSDYFIKDASFVKVRSVTVGYQLTRDMLRNLPITGMRVYVQAENIYTWTKWRGFDPEPITGSNLSVYPNPRMFTLGVKVDF